A region of the Lysobacter sp. K5869 genome:
CGCGCGCCCGACGACAGCCCCAGCCGCATCCACCGCATCGCGTGGCGGACGATGGGCGAGGGCGTGGACATCACCACCCTGCGCGGCGGCGGCAGTTGGCGCCCGCCGACCGGTCCGGCCACGCGTCCCTCCGATGCGCTGTTCTCGATGCAGGGCCACGCCGCGCTGCGCAGCGGCATCCGCCTGATCCCGCACGTGATGCGCCGCCTCGGCCTGGACGACATCGCCGCGCGCGCGGCGCTGCGTTGGGTCGCGCCGCATCAAGCCAGCCGCGCCGCGCTGGAGGTGATCGAACAAATCGGTTTCAGCGGCGCGACGATGGTACGCACGCTCGAATACACCGGCAACTGCATCGCCGCTTCGATTCCGCTGGCGCTGGAGCAGGGCGTGCGCGACGGCCTGATCCGCCGCGGCGACACCGGCGTTTTGCTCGGCACCGGCGCGGGATTGTCGGGCGTCGGTTTGAGCCTGACGTACTGAGGGCGAGGGCGATGATGCGCGAGGCAGCGGACATCGCCGGATATCGCGCTTTCGTGGGGGCGGCGTCGGTTCCGGTGCGGCTCGCTCGGGACTTGGGGATCGGGTCGGGCCACATCGGGACTGAAGTTCTTCTCGTTGCGATGCACGCTGCTGCGCCGTTCGCGCGAGCGTTTTCGGTCCCGGCCGCTCGGTTCGTCGTTGCCCGACAGAATCGTGTCGATATCGAGGCGGGTACCGGCATCGATTCAAGCGCGCTACCGCCTCGCATGCGTAGAGCTCCGATTTCGCTGCATACCGCTCGAATCGCGACGCTTCGCTCGAACATCGCCGATGCCGATGCCGATGCCGCCACCCGCACCCACGCCGAGGTCGACATCGGCACCGATATCGGCATCGACATCGACCTCCGCACCGACGCCGAATCCGAACCCCAAACCCGAGCCCGCGCCCCATGACCGCCGACCGCCGCATCGTCGTCACCGGCGCGACCGGCTTTCTCGGCGGCGCGCTCGTGCGCCATCTCGCCGCGACGCGGCCGTGGCAACAAACCATCGCGCTCGGCCGCGACGCCGAACGCGGCCGCGCCCTGCAAGCGCAGGGCATCGAATTCCACGCGCTCGACCTCACCGATGAAGGCGCCGTGCACCGCATCCTGCGCGGCGCCGACACCGTCGTGCACTGCGCCGCGTTGTCCAGCCCCTGGGGCCGGCGCGAGGACTTCGTCGCCGCCAACCTCACCGCGACCGAACACATCGTCGCCGCTTGCATCGCGCGGCAGGTACGACGGCTCGTGCACATCTCCACGCCGGGCATCTATCACGACGGCGCGCCGCACCAGGGCATCCGCGAGGATCATCCGTTGCCCGCCAAACCGGTCAACGACTACGCCGCGACCAAGCTCGCCGCCGAGCGCCTCGTGTTCGAGCGCTGCGCGGCCGGCGGCGTATCGGCGCTGGCGCTGCGGCCGCGCGCGATCTTCGGACCCGGCGACACCGCGATCCTGCCGCGTCTGGTGCAAGCGCTGCGTGCCGGCCGCCTGCGCCGCATCGGCGACGAAGGCTGTCGGGTCGATCTGACGTACATCGACAACGTCGTCGACGCCTGCGTGCTGGCGATGGACGCGTCGTGGCGCCTGAGCGGCCGCGTCTACAACATCAGCAACGGCGAGCCGGTGGCGATCTGGAGCGTGATCGATCGCCTCGCCGACGCCTTGTCGCTGCCGCGCCCGCGCAAGCGCGTGCCCAAGCCGCTGGCCCTGGCGCTGGCGAGCGCGGTCGAAGCCTTCCATCGCCGCTTTCGTCCCGACGTGGAACCGGCGCTGCTGCGCTACGGCGTCGAACTGCTCAGCGTCGACATGACCCTGGACATCTCCCGCGCCCGCGACGAGCTCGGGTATCGTCCGCGGGTGAACATGGACGAAGCCCTGACCAAGACCTTGCACGAACTGGCGCGCGCGCAGGTGCGGCGGTGAGCGGCGAAGTCGCGCTCACGCTGGCCGCGTCCGGCCACAGCTGCGCCGACCCGCGCCACCTCGGCCTCGCCGCCGGCGCGCCGATGCGCTTTCCCGCGGGCTGGGCGCTGATCGAACACCCGGTGCAAGGCGCGATCCTGTTCGACTGCGGCTACGGCCCCGCCGCGCGCGCGGCGATGCGCGCCGGCGTGCGCTGGATTTACCGACGCGCGATCCACGCCTGCTGCCCGCCGCACGCCGACGCCGCGCATCTGCTGCGCCAGCGCGGCCTCGGCCCGGACGACGTGCGCTTGCTGGTCGTCAGCCACTTCCATCCCGATCACATCGGCGGCCTGAGCGAATTCGGCCGCGCGCGCTTCGTCGCGCATGCGCACGCGTGGCGGCGGATCCAGCAGGCCGGGTGGTTCGAGCTGCTGCACGCGCAAATCTGGAAGGAACTGCTGCCGGCCGATTTCGCCGAACGCCTGCAATTGCTCGACGACGAAGGCCGGCGTCCGCTGGAAGGCGATCTGGCCGGCCTCGGCGAAGGCTGGGACTTGTTCGGCGACGGCAGCCTGCATGCGTTGTCGCTGCCCGGGCACGCGCGCGGCCAACTCGGTCTGGCCTTGCGCACCCAACACGGCGAACGCGCCGTGCTCGCCGCCGACGCGTTCTGGCGGCGCGAACAGCTCGACCGCCCGCAAGCGCTGCCGTGGCTGACCCAGCAACTGGCGATGGACGACCCCGGCGCTTATCTCGACACCTTGCGCAGGCTGGCGCGGTTTCGCGATACGCACCACGGCGCGTGGGTGATTCCTTCGCATTGCGCGCAGACGTTGGAGCAGTGGCGGCGGCGCTATCCGGATGCGGTGCTCGACGCCGCGGAGTAGGAGCGGCGTAAGCCGCGACCGCGATCCGACAACTCGCCGCGCCTGCACACCGCGCGTTTTCTCCACATCGACGCACCATCGATCGAACCACCGTGTCGGCTGGCTATCCCCCTGTAGGAGGGGCGTAAGCCGCGACCGCCATCGTTCGGATCGCCGCGCGCAACCGGTCGGGCGATGTCCGGCCTCGATGCGCCGCGCGCGTCGGCGTACGAAGCGGCGATCGCGCCCTCCGCCGCTGGTCGCGCGATCCCACGGGCGGGCGGTTTCGCGGGTTTGGGCGATCTTCGCCGTAGTTCGGTTTTCGCGGTCGCGGCTCGCGCCGCTCCTACAAGGGGCGGGCGGGGCGCCCTGACCGTTGGTCGGAACCCGCTTGCGATCTAATTAATCATTGAATTAAATATGGCGCATGGACACCCCCAAGCCCGCCCAACGCGACCGTCCGCGCAAGACCGAGGCGCCCAAGCGCGCCCCCGGCCGTCCCGCCGCCGCCGACAGCCCGGACCTGCGCGAGCGCCTGCTCGACGCCGCCATCGCCTGTTACGCCCGCCAGGGCATCGCCGCGACCTCGTTGCGCACCATCGCCGCCGAGGCTGGGGTCAATCCGGCGCTGCTGCATTACTACTTCGGCGACAAGGAGCAACTGCAGCGGGCGGTCAGCGGCGAACGCCTGCTGCCGCTGGTGCTGAGCCTGCGCGACGGGCTCGGCGACGAGAACGGCGACGTGTTCGACCTGATCGGCCGCTTCGTTGCCAACATCGGCCGTATCGTCGAAACCCACCCGTGGCTGCCGTCGCTGTGGGTGCGCGAGGTGTTGTGCGAGGGCGGGGCGCTGCGCGAGACCTTGCTGTACGACAAGATCGGTCCGCTGCTGCCGCGCATGCTCGCCGCGCGTTTCGCTCAGGCGCAGGCGCAGGGCCGCATCAACGCCGATCTCGACCCGCGCCTGCTGATGGTCAGCCTGATCGGATTGACCTTGTTCCCCGCCGCCAGCGCGCCGATCTGGCGTCATCTGTTCGGCGCCGAAGATCTCGACCTCGCGGCCCAGCGCCGCCACGCGCTGGCCTTGCTCGACCGGGGGCTGACGCCATGAACGCACAGGAGCGCGCGATGAACGCAGAACGCAGCCGTCCGCGATGTGCGGGCGCGATGGCGCCGTTGCGCGGCCGCCTGCCCGGCGCCGTGCCGTTCGCGGCGATGGTGGAAGCGGCGCGGGAGCCGGCTATGCGCGAACGTATCCGCAAACGCACCAGCCTGATCGCGTTGCTCGCGCTCGCGTTGTCCGCCTGCGCCGCCGACAAACCGCAGGCGCTCGGCACCTTGGAATGGGACCGCATCACCTTGCCCGCGCCGGTGGCGGAGAAAGTCGTGCGCATCGATGTGCGCGAAGGGCAGCGGGTCAAGGCCGGCACCCGCGTGCTGCAACTCGAACCCGACCGCGGCCGCTCGCAACTGCAAGCCGCGCAAGCGCAGGCCCAGCAGTCGGCCGAAGCGCTGGCCGAACTGGAGGCCGGCCCGCGCCGCGAAGCCATCGACCAAGCCCGCGCCAACCTCGCCGCCGCGCAGGCGCAGCAACGCGATGCCAGCGCCTACTTCGAGCGCGTGCGTCCGCTCGGCCAACGCCAATTGATCGCCGCGGCCGAAGTCGACCGCGCCCGCGCCGCCGCCGGCAACGCAGTCGCGCAGGTGCGCGCGGCCGAAGCGGCTTTGCTCGAACTCGAGCGCGGCAACCGCCGCGAAGACATCGCCCAGGGCCGCGCCGCGCTCGCCGCCGCGCAGGCCCAGGCCGCGGTGCAGCAGGTGAGCTTCGGCAAGCTCGACGTAGTGGCGCCGCGCGACGGCGTGGTCGACAGCCTGCCGTACAAGCTCGGCGATCAGGCGCCGGTGGGTTCGCCGCTGGCGGTGATGCTGGTCGGCGCGCATCCGTTCGCGCGCGTATACGTGCCCGAGACGATCCGTCAGGACGTGCGCGTCGGCCGCGCCGCCAAGGTCTACGTGGAAGGCCGCGAGCGCGCCTGGAACGGCCGCGTGCGCATGATCCGCAGCGAGTCCAGCTTCACTCCGTACTACGCGCTGACCGGCGAGGACGCCGCGCGCCTGAGCTATCTGTGCGAAGTCGAGCTGACCGACGCCGACGCCATCGATTTGCCGGCCGGTTTGCCGGTGCGGGCCGAGTTCGCGCCGTGAGCGCGGTGGCGCGCGACAGCGAGGCGCCGGCGATCCGCGCGCGCGGCATGAGCAAGCGCTTCGGCCAATTGCAGGCGGTGAACCGGGTCGATCTGACCGTGCCGCGCGCCTGCGTGTACGGTTTTCTCGGCCCCAACGGCTCGGGCAAATCGACCACCATCCGCATGCTGTGCGGCTTGCTGACCCCGAGCGAAGGCGAGATCGAAGTGTTGGGCCTGAAGATTCCCGCGCAGGCCGAGGCGCTGCGCCGCCGGATCGGCTACATGACCCAGAAGTTCTCGCTGTTCGAGGACTTGAGCGTGCGCGAGAACCTGGAATTCCTCGCCGCGGTGCAGGACATCCCCAAGGCCGCCGCGCGTACGCGCATCGACGCCTTGATCGAGCAATACCATTTCGGCGACCGCCAGAAGCAGCTCGCCGGCACCATGAGCGGCGGTCAGAAGCAGCGTCTGGCCCTGGCCGGCGCGGTCATACACGAACCCGAACTGCTGTTCCTCGACGAACCCACCAGCGCGGTCGATCCCGAGTCGCGCCGCGATTTCTGGGAAAAACTGTTCGAGCTCGCCGACGCCGGCACCACCTTGCTGGTGTCCACCCACTACATGGACGAAGCCGAGCGCTGCCATCGCCTGGCGATCCTCGACCGCGGCGTGTTGGTCGCCGACGGCACGCCGGCCGAACTCACCGGCGCGCTGCGGGGCCGCGCGGTGGAAGTGCGCGCCGCGCAGCCGCGCAAGGCGCAGCGCGCGCTGGTGGATCTCGACGGCGTGCTCAGCGTCGCCCAGATCGGCAACGACCTGCGCGTGCTGCTGGCCGACGCGGACACCGCCGAACAAGGCTTGATCGACGCCTTGCGCGCGGCCGGGCTGGAGGCCGAAGTGGCCAAGGCCAAGCCCAATCTGGAAGACGTGTTCGTCGCCGCCACGCGCGGCGAGGCGCCGGCGCCGAAGCGGGAGGAGGGTGCATGAAACTGCGGCGGCTGTGGGCCATCGTGCTCAAGGAAGTGCGGCAACTGCGCCGCGACCGCATCACTCTGGCGATGATCGTGATGATCCCGGTCGGCCAGCTGGTGCTGTTCGGCTACGCGATCAATCTCAATCCGCGCGGGCTCAACGCCGCCGTCGCCGATCAGGCCGGCACCGCCGCCTCGCGCGCGCTGGTCATGGACATGGTCGCCACCGGCGTGATCCGCCCGATGGCCGAGGCGGGCACGCCGCAAGAACTGGTCGGCATGCTCCGGCGCGGCGAAATCAGCGTCGGCATCGCGGTGCCGCCGGATTTCGAGCGCCGCCGCGTCGACGGCCGCGAAGTGCTGCAGGTGATGGTCGACGGCAGCGACACCGTGGTGCAAAGCGCCGCCGCGCAGCTGGCGCAGACGCCGGTGGACAGCTCGGTGGCCGCGCCGCGCAAGACCGCGCCCATCGGGGTGGTGTCGTTCTACAACCCGCAGCGGCGCTCGCCGGTCAACATCGTGCCGGGCCTGATCGGCGTGATCCTGACTATGACCATGGTGATGTTCACCTCGGTGGCGATCGTGCGCGAGCGCGAACGCGGCAACATGGAACTGCTGATCACCACGCCGGTGAGCCGCACCGAGCTGATGATCGGCAAGGTGCTGCCGTACGCGCTGATCGGCCTGATCCAGACCAGCGTGGTGCTGCTGCTGGGCCTGTGGCTGTTCGACGTGCCGATCAAGGGCAGCGTGCTCGACGTCTACGCCGCGGCGGTGCTGCTGATCCTGGCCAACCTCGCGCTCGGCCTGATGATCTCGACCAAGGCCGCCTCGCAATTCCAGGCGATGCAGATGACCGTTTTCATCCTGCTGCCGTCGATCCTGCTGTCCGGTTTCATGTTCCCCTACGCCGGCATGCCGGCGCTGGCGCAATGGCTGGCCGAAGTCCTGCCGATGACCCACTTCCTGCGGCTGATCCGCGGAGTGATGCTGCGCGGGGCGGGTTTGCTGGAGCTGTGGCGCGACGTCGCGTACCTGCTGGGCTTCATCGCGGTGATGATGAGCCTGGCGGTGGCGAGGTTCCGCAAGCGCTTGGATTGAGTCGGGCGAGGGACGAGTGAAGAGGAACGAGGAACGAGTAGAAGCGGTATCCCGCGACTAGTTCCTCGTTCCTCTTCACTCGTTCCTCGCTTCCCGCCGTCAGCACTTGCGCCCACGCCCCCAACCCCGCACATTCGCCACTTTCGGACATCGCAGTCCGGCCCAACGGAGAGCGGGGATGCGTGCGACGCGGCGAATGAGTCTGGCCTTGGCTTTGGCGTGTTGCGTCGCCGCATCGGCGCAGGCGGCGACCGTCGTCACCGCCGCGCGCGTGCATACGCTCGATCCCGCGCAGCCGCGCGCGCAAGCGCTGGCCTTCGACGAGACCGGCAAGATCCTCGCCGTCGGCGGACGCGAGGAATTGCTGCAGCGCTATCCCGACGCCAAGCGCCTGGACCTCGGCGCGGCGACCGTCGTGCCGGGCTTGATCGACGCGCATGCCCACGTGTTCGAGCTGGGCATCAACCAATTGCAAGCCGACCTCACCGGCGCGCGCAGCAAGGCCGAAGCCGTGCAGCGCCTGCGCGATTACGCGCGCACGCTGCCGGCGGGGCAGTGGCTGATCGGCCACGGCTGGGATCAGAACGATTGGGCCGACGCGCGCTTTCCCGACGCGGCCGATCTCGACGCCGCGTTCCCGGACCGCCCGGTGTGGCTGCAACGCGTGGACGGCCACGCCGGCTGGGCCAACAGCGCGGCGATGCGCGCGGCGCATCGCGATCTGAGCGGCGAATGGCAACCCGACGGCGGCCGCATCGTGCGCGGCGACGACGGCCGCGCCACCGGCGTGTTCGTCGACGATGCGATGTATCTGATCGAACGCGCACGGCCGCCGCTGCAAGCGGCCGCAGTCGAACAGGCGCTGACCTTGGGCATGCAGGCCGCCGCCCGCCATGGCTTGACCGGCGTGCACGACGCCGGCGTCGATTTGAATACGCTGCGCGCTTATCAGCGGCTGGCCGACCGCAAGCAAGTGCCGCTGCGCATCACCGCCTTCGCCGCCGGCGACGGCGACGCGCTCGACGCGCTGTGCCGCGACGGCCTCTACCAACATCCGTCCGGGCGCTTGAAGATGCGCACGGTCAAGCTCTACGCCGACGGCGCGCTCGGCAGCCGCGGCGCGGCGCTGTTGCAGGACTACAGCGACGACCACGGCAATCGCGGCCTGCTGCGCATGTCGCCCGAGGCGATGGCCAAGGCCATCGCCAAGGCCAAGCGCTGCGGCGTGCAAGTCGCCACCCATGCCATCGGCGATCGCGGCAATCGCGAAGTATTGGATCTGTACGCCAACGCGCTCGGCGCCGATGCGGCCAAGAGCGACCACCGCTGGCGCATCGAACACGCGCAGATCCTCGCGCCCGAGGACTTGCCGCGTTTGGCGTCGCTGCAGGTGATCGCCTCGATGCAGCCGACCCACGCCACCAGCGACATGCCCTGGGCCGAACAGCGGCTCGGCGCGCAACGCATCAACGGCGCTTACGCGTGGCGGCAGTTGCGCGACAGCGGCGCGCGGCTGGCGCTGGGTTCGGATTTTCCGGTCGAATCGCCCGACCCGCGCCTGGGCTTGTTCGCCGCGGCGACGCGCACCGACGCGGAGGGCAAGCCGCTGGGCGGCTGGCATCCCGAAGAGAAGCTGACCGCGTACGAGGCCTTGCGCGGCTTCACCCTGAATGCGGCGTACGCGGGGTTCGCCGAGAACGAAGTCGGCAGTCTGGCGGTGGGCAAGCGCGCGGATTTCGTGGTGCTCGAGCAAGATCCGTTGGCGATCGATCCGCAGCGCTTGCGCGAACTGACGTTGTTGGGGACTTACGTGGACGGCGCGCCGGTGTGGCAGCGGCCGGCCGGTAGCCGCTGAGGGGCGACGCAGGAGCAGGGCAGGGACGCATGAACGCCGAGGACAGGGATTCCTACAACCAGTGGCCGCCGCTTCGCCGTCTCAGGCTGAGATGGCATTTCGCCGCGCTGCTCGCCTTGGCGCTGGCCGTGTTCTGGCCGAGTTTTCCGCGAACGCTGAGCGGCGACGAGTTCGCGCGGGTCTTGAAGGAAACGGACGGAAACTCGTACGGCTACTGGTACTTGTATCGCAGCGATGCTCAATGGCATTGCGTCGGGACGCCGTACTATCCCTACTTTCCGGATCGTCATAGCTGCGTATCGACGCGCGAAGTGGAGATTCTGCCCGACCGGAACGGCGAAGGAGTGCCGCGCTATCTCGGCGCGTACGACGTCGTGCTCAAGGCCGGACGCTATCCCGGCGCGAAGCGCGAGGCGCTGTATCCGCCGCCTGTGGCCGACCGGGACTGACGTCTGTCACGCCTGGGTCAGGACGCGATCATCCGGCCGCGCTGACGCTTGTCATCGCCGCCGCGAATCGTGGCGGCCATCAAGCTTGTAATCTCGTCGCGCGCCTAGCATCGCGCCCCGGATCGACACCGTCGGTCGTCTGACTTCGGGGGCCTGTGATGGCTACTTCGCTTCTGCGCGCGGCGTGGTGGGGCGCTTCGCCGCGCTTGTTGCTCGCGCTCGCGGTCGTGCTCGCGTTGCGCGGGGTCGCGCCGCTGCCGGATTATTTGGGGCCGTATCCCGGCGCGGAACGGCGCGCGCCGGCGCGCGACGGCGCGGCCATCGGCGCGGCGCCGAAGGCGCTCGCGGTGTCCGACATGCCGGCCAACGACGCCGAGGCCGCGCGCTTCCTCACTCAGGCCACCTTCGGCCCGACTCTGGAAGACATCGCGCACCTGCGCCAAGTCGGCTATTCGGCCTGGATCGACGAACAATTCGGCTATCCGATGTCGTCGCAGCTGACCTTCTTGAAGAACGCCGCCGCGCGCGCCGGCACCGGCAACGACGTTGAGCGCGGCTGGCGCGTGGACGCGTGGTTCGTCAACGCGCTCGGCGGCAAGGACCCGATCAAGACCACGGTGGTCCACCGCGATCAGCTGCGCCAGCGCGTGGCGTTCGCGTTGAGCGAGATCTTCGTGATCTCCGACGCGTCCTCCGACCTGCTCGGCGGCCAGCCGCAGGGCATGACCCATTACTACGACACGCTGGCGCGCGACGCGTTCGGCAACTACCGCACGCTGCTGGAGGACGTGACCCTGCATCCGACGATGGGTCTGTACCTGTCGATGCTACAGAACCAGAAGCCCGACCCGGTGCGCAACGTCCGGCCCGACGAAAACTACGCGCGCGAAGTGCTGCAGTTGTTCAGCGTCGGATTGGTGCGGCTCAATCGCGACGGCACGCCGCTGCTCGGCCTCGACGGCAAACCGGTGCCGACCTACACGCAAGAGACGGTCAAGGGCTTCGCCCACGTCTTCACCGGCTGGACCTTCAAGGGCTGCGCGGCGCTCGGCGATTTCGAGTGCTATTTCTACGAGCCGAGCTCGCCGGCGTGGGTGTCGCCGATGGAGAATCAGGCCGCGTACCACGCCTCGGCGCAGTCCAAGCAGTTGCTCGACTACCCGGGCGCGGCGCTGCCGGGCGGCTTGCTCGCCGGCGGCGGCACCGGCCGCAGCGATCTGACCGCGGCGCTGGACAACATCCATCGCCATCCCAACGTCGGGCCGTTCATCGGGCGGCAACTGATCCAGCGCCTGATCACCAGCAACCCGAGTCCGGGTTACGTCGATCGCGTCGCCAGCGTGTTCGACGACAACGGCCAGGGCGTGCGCGGCGATCTGCGCGCGGTGGTGCGGGCGATCCTGCTCGATCCCGAGGCGCGCGATCCGGCCGCGCAGCCGGCGAATTTCGGCAAGGTGCGCGAGCCGCTGCTGCGTCTGACCCATCTGTGGCGCGCGCTCGGCGGCCGCTCCAAGACCGGATTCGTCGACGAGTTCTGGACCTTGGACAGCAATCTCGGCCAGCAGCCGATGTTCGCGCCCTCGGTGTTCAACTTCTTCAGCCCGAACTACAGCCCGATGGGCGAGCCCTCGCAGAACGGCATGGCCGCGCCGGAGCTGCAGCTGGCGACCGACTACATGCTGCCGGCGACCGAAAGCTATCTGATGCGCAAGATCTACGATTCCTACGTCGGCAATCCCAACGGGATCGAGGACGACGAGGTCGCGATCAGCCTGACCCGCGATGTCGCCTTGGCGACGCAGCCGGCGCAGCTGATCGAGCGCTACAACACCTTGTTCCTGTCCGGACAGATGTCGGCGGCGATGAAGCAAGTGCTGTTGGAGCGCTTGAACGGCATGCCCGCCAACACCGCCGCGGCCAAACGCGAACGGGTGCAGGAAGCGCTGTACCTGATCATCAACTCGCCCGAATACCTCGTGCAGCAGTGAGGCGGAGACCGCAGCCATGAAACGTCGCGACTTTCTGCGCAATTCCATCGTCACCGCGCTCGGCGGGGCCGGGCTGTATTCGGCGCTGGGCAATCTGCGGCTGGTCGAAGCCGCCACGCGCGCCTACGGGCCG
Encoded here:
- a CDS encoding TetR/AcrR family transcriptional regulator, whose translation is MDTPKPAQRDRPRKTEAPKRAPGRPAAADSPDLRERLLDAAIACYARQGIAATSLRTIAAEAGVNPALLHYYFGDKEQLQRAVSGERLLPLVLSLRDGLGDENGDVFDLIGRFVANIGRIVETHPWLPSLWVREVLCEGGALRETLLYDKIGPLLPRMLAARFAQAQAQGRINADLDPRLLMVSLIGLTLFPAASAPIWRHLFGAEDLDLAAQRRHALALLDRGLTP
- a CDS encoding DUF1800 domain-containing protein, which produces MATSLLRAAWWGASPRLLLALAVVLALRGVAPLPDYLGPYPGAERRAPARDGAAIGAAPKALAVSDMPANDAEAARFLTQATFGPTLEDIAHLRQVGYSAWIDEQFGYPMSSQLTFLKNAAARAGTGNDVERGWRVDAWFVNALGGKDPIKTTVVHRDQLRQRVAFALSEIFVISDASSDLLGGQPQGMTHYYDTLARDAFGNYRTLLEDVTLHPTMGLYLSMLQNQKPDPVRNVRPDENYAREVLQLFSVGLVRLNRDGTPLLGLDGKPVPTYTQETVKGFAHVFTGWTFKGCAALGDFECYFYEPSSPAWVSPMENQAAYHASAQSKQLLDYPGAALPGGLLAGGGTGRSDLTAALDNIHRHPNVGPFIGRQLIQRLITSNPSPGYVDRVASVFDDNGQGVRGDLRAVVRAILLDPEARDPAAQPANFGKVREPLLRLTHLWRALGGRSKTGFVDEFWTLDSNLGQQPMFAPSVFNFFSPNYSPMGEPSQNGMAAPELQLATDYMLPATESYLMRKIYDSYVGNPNGIEDDEVAISLTRDVALATQPAQLIERYNTLFLSGQMSAAMKQVLLERLNGMPANTAAAKRERVQEALYLIINSPEYLVQQ
- a CDS encoding amidohydrolase produces the protein MSLALALACCVAASAQAATVVTAARVHTLDPAQPRAQALAFDETGKILAVGGREELLQRYPDAKRLDLGAATVVPGLIDAHAHVFELGINQLQADLTGARSKAEAVQRLRDYARTLPAGQWLIGHGWDQNDWADARFPDAADLDAAFPDRPVWLQRVDGHAGWANSAAMRAAHRDLSGEWQPDGGRIVRGDDGRATGVFVDDAMYLIERARPPLQAAAVEQALTLGMQAAARHGLTGVHDAGVDLNTLRAYQRLADRKQVPLRITAFAAGDGDALDALCRDGLYQHPSGRLKMRTVKLYADGALGSRGAALLQDYSDDHGNRGLLRMSPEAMAKAIAKAKRCGVQVATHAIGDRGNREVLDLYANALGADAAKSDHRWRIEHAQILAPEDLPRLASLQVIASMQPTHATSDMPWAEQRLGAQRINGAYAWRQLRDSGARLALGSDFPVESPDPRLGLFAAATRTDAEGKPLGGWHPEEKLTAYEALRGFTLNAAYAGFAENEVGSLAVGKRADFVVLEQDPLAIDPQRLRELTLLGTYVDGAPVWQRPAGSR
- a CDS encoding NAD-dependent epimerase/dehydratase family protein, with translation MTADRRIVVTGATGFLGGALVRHLAATRPWQQTIALGRDAERGRALQAQGIEFHALDLTDEGAVHRILRGADTVVHCAALSSPWGRREDFVAANLTATEHIVAACIARQVRRLVHISTPGIYHDGAPHQGIREDHPLPAKPVNDYAATKLAAERLVFERCAAGGVSALALRPRAIFGPGDTAILPRLVQALRAGRLRRIGDEGCRVDLTYIDNVVDACVLAMDASWRLSGRVYNISNGEPVAIWSVIDRLADALSLPRPRKRVPKPLALALASAVEAFHRRFRPDVEPALLRYGVELLSVDMTLDISRARDELGYRPRVNMDEALTKTLHELARAQVRR
- a CDS encoding HlyD family efflux transporter periplasmic adaptor subunit, with product MRERIRKRTSLIALLALALSACAADKPQALGTLEWDRITLPAPVAEKVVRIDVREGQRVKAGTRVLQLEPDRGRSQLQAAQAQAQQSAEALAELEAGPRREAIDQARANLAAAQAQQRDASAYFERVRPLGQRQLIAAAEVDRARAAAGNAVAQVRAAEAALLELERGNRREDIAQGRAALAAAQAQAAVQQVSFGKLDVVAPRDGVVDSLPYKLGDQAPVGSPLAVMLVGAHPFARVYVPETIRQDVRVGRAAKVYVEGRERAWNGRVRMIRSESSFTPYYALTGEDAARLSYLCEVELTDADAIDLPAGLPVRAEFAP
- a CDS encoding ABC transporter ATP-binding protein, with amino-acid sequence MRARGMSKRFGQLQAVNRVDLTVPRACVYGFLGPNGSGKSTTIRMLCGLLTPSEGEIEVLGLKIPAQAEALRRRIGYMTQKFSLFEDLSVRENLEFLAAVQDIPKAAARTRIDALIEQYHFGDRQKQLAGTMSGGQKQRLALAGAVIHEPELLFLDEPTSAVDPESRRDFWEKLFELADAGTTLLVSTHYMDEAERCHRLAILDRGVLVADGTPAELTGALRGRAVEVRAAQPRKAQRALVDLDGVLSVAQIGNDLRVLLADADTAEQGLIDALRAAGLEAEVAKAKPNLEDVFVAATRGEAPAPKREEGA
- a CDS encoding MBL fold metallo-hydrolase translates to MSGEVALTLAASGHSCADPRHLGLAAGAPMRFPAGWALIEHPVQGAILFDCGYGPAARAAMRAGVRWIYRRAIHACCPPHADAAHLLRQRGLGPDDVRLLVVSHFHPDHIGGLSEFGRARFVAHAHAWRRIQQAGWFELLHAQIWKELLPADFAERLQLLDDEGRRPLEGDLAGLGEGWDLFGDGSLHALSLPGHARGQLGLALRTQHGERAVLAADAFWRREQLDRPQALPWLTQQLAMDDPGAYLDTLRRLARFRDTHHGAWVIPSHCAQTLEQWRRRYPDAVLDAAE
- a CDS encoding ABC transporter permease yields the protein MKLRRLWAIVLKEVRQLRRDRITLAMIVMIPVGQLVLFGYAINLNPRGLNAAVADQAGTAASRALVMDMVATGVIRPMAEAGTPQELVGMLRRGEISVGIAVPPDFERRRVDGREVLQVMVDGSDTVVQSAAAQLAQTPVDSSVAAPRKTAPIGVVSFYNPQRRSPVNIVPGLIGVILTMTMVMFTSVAIVRERERGNMELLITTPVSRTELMIGKVLPYALIGLIQTSVVLLLGLWLFDVPIKGSVLDVYAAAVLLILANLALGLMISTKAASQFQAMQMTVFILLPSILLSGFMFPYAGMPALAQWLAEVLPMTHFLRLIRGVMLRGAGLLELWRDVAYLLGFIAVMMSLAVARFRKRLD